The region AAGTGACCAAACACCTGAGACAGGTAACTTCACCTGTCTGTCTAAGGGGAACAGAACTGATGGTCTGTCAGGTGGACATATCTAATGGTCTgtttgtccctgtctgtctctcaggtggaCATATCTAAtggtctgtctgtccctgtctgtctctcaggtggaCATATCTAATGGTCTGGACTGGTCTCTGGatcaaaagacatttttctacATTGACAGTTTGTCTTTGAAGGTTGATGCGTTTGACTACGACATAAACTCTGGTCACCTTGGTAACTGTGCACTTTTCCTGTTGTGTACACTTTTCCTGTTGTGTGCAGTCGTACTGCTCTcactgtcttgtgtgtgtgtgtgtgtgtggtggtgttgtCAAGGTAACCATCGTGTGGTATACCAtatggaggagggggaggggcttcCTGATGGTATGACAGTTGATGCTGAAGGTCGTCTCTGGGTGGCCTGTTACAACGGAGGACGAGTCATCAACATCGATCCTGTTACAGGTTGGTTCTCCTGCTTATTCTCATTTAGACACACAGTCATGTGACCTTATCCAGGTCGCTTtgactgtgatgatgatgatgacgaaggTGAATATGATggtaaagatgatgatgatgatgatgaagatgaagggtCCCTGGTATGGCCTTAGGTGTGCGCCTGCAGACGGTCTCTTTCCCGGTGACGAAgaccacttcctgttgttttggAGGTCCGGACTACTCTGACCTCTATGTTACCTCAGCTTCTCTGGGTATGGACCAATCAGAGCGCAGCCAGCAGCCTCTTGCCGGACACATCTTCAGGGTGAGACAGCAGTTGACCTGTAATGACTCCAGAGTTGGAACTGCCAGGTGTATCTGAGGATGCTGAATGCTCCTCTGTTTGCTTATTTACAGGTGAGAGGACTTGGGGTCAAAGGTCGACCTTCAAACTCATTCACAGGGTGAACAGCAGACCAATCACAGTACAGATCACCTGTGATCAGTAGGCTGATTAATCAACAGCCAATCTGAGTCACTAATGAATTGTTGATTTTCAGTGTTGGTTAACAGCTAATCGGAAACAAGGAAAATGTCACCTGATATTTGACAGCCGATCAGAATCCATCTGACTGGATTGTATCAATTTGTCTGTTCAcacttcacattaaaagcatttCACTGACAGCATTTGACTTTTGTTATGAAGTCGTCACATTAAATGCACCATGTTTGTTGAACCCAATCACTGTACACCTGAAAagtctccatgacaacagcagccattttcttttctccactgGGTGGACTCTGGAGCTGATGAGGAGGTGACAGGTGGCAGATGCTGAGGATTGTGTGTAATGTGATTCATGAACTGAGGCCTAATGAATACATGGTGGCATCGTGGACAGGGTGCGTTTAATTTCCACACCAAGTGCAGAGTCAccaccaacaaacacaacacagaaccAGCAGAGCTAAGCTCTCTACAAAACATCTGTACACATAGAAAACTGTGCTGTCTCATGTCTTTCCTGGGGACATCGGTGTCCAAGGGATGAAGTGAAGGGGGGGGGACTGAGATACTGCAGGTCCTGGTTTGTCCGTCTGAGTTCAGAGCTGTGCATTTGGTCCAGGTGTGACAACCCTTTGTGGACTTTTCCAGGATTTCCAGGTCTCCAAAGCGGAAACTGGTTTAGTCCTTATTTTTACAGGTGTATCCGTATTGGGCCCTTCTTCTCAGCCGCAGCCAGTCCAGTCCAGGTCTCGTCCAGGTTTCTCAGTGAAGGTATGGCAGACTGATATCTTCAGGTCAGGTGGCTGTGGCTAACAGCTAATGGCTAACGCCACCAGTTGAGATAGGACTGACAGGTTCTGGACCAGGTTGTGACTGGAGAGAAACGTGGAGTGACACGTTTCCTGTTGACAAAATTGAATCTGGACTTTCCCGGCTCTGAGAGGCCAACACAGTAGAACACAGAAGAACACAGTAGAACACGATGTAGAGACGGAGTAGAACCCTGTACAAGAACCAGTtaaagacagactgaaggaaCCCGCAAGAACCACAGACATGATCCAGACCTGGTTCTGGATCAAAGCCAGACATTTGACTTTTTCTGGTCACCATGGAAACGAAAagccaaaggtcagaggtcatgtgaTGTTTGGGTGTCAGTCTGACAAAAAAATCCTCAACAAACCACAGCGTCATCGAGGGTCGAGCAGAAATGTTCAAAGTGCTGATTGGTCCCATTGATTAGAAGTGGGCATGGCCAATATGACCCCCCCTCAGTAATGCTCTTCGGTGTGGGTGGGGTCACAGAAAAAGCGAGAGCTGCGTTTGGCTGATCGGGCGGTGAAGGGGACAGTCTTCAGAGCTGTAGGCAAAATGCAAAGAGCCAATCAGTGGAGAGACAGATAGCAGCGGGTCTGGACGTGGACCTTTTTTACCTGTGATGATGTCCTCGATTGCGCCATCCTTTCCTTCGTAAACATGGCGGC is a window of Echeneis naucrates chromosome 2, fEcheNa1.1, whole genome shotgun sequence DNA encoding:
- the rgn gene encoding regucalcin encodes the protein MMSVKVECVVKTGALIGEGPVWEESDQTLLFVDIAGKTINRWTSATNQIQSVDTGDMVGFAVPRRSGGYVAGVGRNIVALDWSTRTLTSLTEVDEDKPNNRLNDGKVDPVGRLLAGTMGIEQRPAEVQRHQGSLFSVTSDLKVTKHLRQVDISNGLDWSLDQKTFFYIDSLSLKVDAFDYDINSGHLGNHRVVYHMEEGEGLPDGMTVDAEGRLWVACYNGGRVINIDPVTGVRLQTVSFPVTKTTSCCFGGPDYSDLYVTSASLGMDQSERSQQPLAGHIFRVRGLGVKGRPSNSFTG